The sequence ACGCGATTGCGGGCGTCACGCAGTCGTTCTACCGGGCGTCGCCACCCCAGCGCAGCACGAGGATTCAGAATTCCGCCGACACCGCCCAAGCGCCCATTCGTGTAGCGGCAGAATGGGTGGTTCAGGTATTCCCCAATGAGCGGATCGAGAAGGTGAACCTCTCCAATCTGGACCCGCTCCAGGATGAGCCGCATGTTCGTGAACGGGCCGCACCCTAGCTCGATTCCCCGTGTGTACTGCCGTTTCGGTATGAGGGAGTACCCAGCGAAGCGCTCCAGGTGATGGTGGTTTCGGTCATCGCTCTGCCTCGCGCCATGGGTGAGCCACGCGGTGCGCTCGTACTCCTGTGCCTCCTGCCAGCGTTGACGGTCCACGCGCAGAACGCCCCTGCCAGCTTCGAAGCTTTCCTGACGTTCGCGCGCAGCTAAGCGTTCCTTGGCTGCAGAGCCGCGGAAGACCCCGTCGCCGTCGATATACTCGAAAGAATCGGTGCTGGACATGAGGTCGCCTGTCTACTCCATCGAACGAAGGTGTGCTAGCCAACCGGCTGGTCGCTCGCTTGGGTTTCGTGGCGAAAGAGACATGGGGCGTTCATCTGCATGACGATTCCAGCAAGAACGGAATCGCCTCATGCCGTGAATGATCCATCCGTTCTCGGTTTTTGAA is a genomic window of Polyangiaceae bacterium containing:
- a CDS encoding class I SAM-dependent methyltransferase, yielding MSSTDSFEYIDGDGVFRGSAAKERLAARERQESFEAGRGVLRVDRQRWQEAQEYERTAWLTHGARQSDDRNHHHLERFAGYSLIPKRQYTRGIELGCGPFTNMRLILERVQIGEVHLLDPLIGEYLNHPFCRYTNGRLGGVGGILNPRAALGWRRPVERLRDARNRVRVGGLRGKPVTLHRCGIEDFESTLKFDFVVMINVIEHCRDAEAIFEKIEGMLEPGGIFVFEDKVYHADAVGSQIGTTFDAGHPLAVDVAVLESFLSRSYDPLMHATYREVVSGGRSKQSLYFIGKKR